A window of Rhododendron vialii isolate Sample 1 chromosome 13a, ASM3025357v1 contains these coding sequences:
- the LOC131314492 gene encoding uncharacterized protein LOC131314492 — MVSHRFQTQHNQPKINSGQHRNPPGPRFFPPPQQSPSRRQPQQFPSPANPPRQLHHAQPDTSSRPNKDPNAHCTHCNRAGHYKSGCFKLIGYPEWFFNRLPNQSSAQSNYAAQTPDMDFTPRLSPAEASQAYGFYDNPSAFFTGPQIEDCDWSG; from the exons ATGGTGAGTCACAGGTTCCAAACTCAACACAATCAACCCAAAATCAACAGTGGACAACACCGAAATCCACCAGGGCCACGTTTTTTTCCGCCACCACAGCAGTCTCCATCCCGACGGCAACCACAACAATTCCCTTCGCCTGCCAATCCACCACGCCAACTGCACCATGCTCAGCCTGATACTTCATCCCGACCCAACAAAGACCCGAACGCTCACTGCACTCATTGCAACCGTGCAGGTCATTATAAGTCGGGCTGTTTTAAACTTATTGGGTATCCAGAATGGTTCTTCAATCGCCTCCCCAACCAATCCTCTGCCCAGTCCAATTATGCAGCGCAAACACCGGACATGGATTTCACTCCACGCTTGAGCCCCGCCGAGGCGTCCCAAGCTTATGGCTTTTACGATAATCCATCTGCTTTTTTCACTG GACCTCAAATCGAAGACTGTGATTGGAGCGGGTGA